A single window of Anaerocolumna chitinilytica DNA harbors:
- the aroC gene encoding chorismate synthase, which translates to MAGSTFGSMFRITTWGESHGDGIGVVIDGCPAGLSVNEEMIQAFLDRRRPGQTRYTTQRKEADTVKILSGIFEGKTTGTPISMAVMNTNQISRDYSEIAGYYRPGHADYTYDTKYGFRDYRGGGRSSGRETIGRVAAGAIASAILKELGITVCAYTKSIGGISIDYSKCSKENIFQSPFYMPDLEASAATEVLMQEKIKELNSVGGIIECIISGVPAGIGEPVFEKLDANLGKAILSIGAIKGIEFGSGFLAAEKTGIENNDPYFYSETGKVEKRSNNAGGILGGISDGSEIVFRAAVKPTASIAMNQKTINKEGENIDIRIKGRHDPVIVPRAVVVVESMAAVTLLDMLFQSMTSRMDSIVKFFRKE; encoded by the coding sequence ATGGCAGGTTCAACATTTGGCTCCATGTTTCGAATTACAACCTGGGGCGAATCCCATGGAGATGGAATAGGTGTAGTAATAGATGGATGCCCGGCAGGTCTTTCAGTTAACGAAGAAATGATTCAGGCATTTCTCGATAGAAGACGTCCCGGTCAGACCAGATACACCACACAGCGTAAGGAAGCGGATACTGTTAAGATATTATCCGGTATATTTGAAGGTAAAACCACCGGAACCCCTATATCAATGGCAGTTATGAATACCAATCAGATATCCAGGGATTATTCTGAAATAGCAGGTTATTACCGTCCCGGACACGCTGATTATACTTATGATACCAAATATGGCTTTCGTGATTATAGAGGGGGCGGCAGATCCTCCGGAAGAGAAACCATTGGCAGAGTCGCAGCAGGTGCTATTGCCTCAGCAATCTTAAAGGAGCTTGGCATTACCGTCTGTGCTTACACAAAATCCATTGGAGGTATCAGTATAGATTACTCCAAGTGCAGTAAGGAAAATATCTTTCAGAGTCCATTTTATATGCCAGATCTGGAAGCTTCCGCTGCAACAGAAGTATTGATGCAGGAAAAGATAAAAGAACTTAATTCAGTCGGCGGAATTATTGAATGCATTATCTCAGGTGTTCCGGCAGGCATTGGAGAGCCGGTGTTTGAAAAACTGGATGCTAATCTTGGTAAAGCTATCCTTTCAATTGGAGCCATTAAAGGAATTGAATTCGGTTCTGGCTTCCTGGCAGCTGAAAAAACAGGAATTGAAAACAATGATCCTTATTTTTATTCAGAAACCGGTAAAGTTGAAAAACGAAGTAATAATGCAGGAGGTATCCTAGGCGGAATCAGCGACGGTTCAGAAATTGTTTTTCGTGCTGCTGTAAAACCTACTGCTTCTATCGCAATGAACCAAAAAACAATCAATAAAGAAGGCGAAAATATAGATATAAGAATTAAAGGCCGCCACGATCCGGTTATTGTTCCAAGAGCCGTTGTAGTGGTGGAATCTATGGCAGCCGTTACATTATTGGATATGCTCTTTCAGAGCATGACCTCCAGGATGGATTCTATTGTAAAATTTTTCAGGAAAGAATAG
- a CDS encoding biotin transporter BioY — MKQKRITTQEMVRIALFTAVLVILSQISFMLPGGIPMTMQTFGIVLIGTILGRKSGFLSVLLYLLMGFAGIPVFAGFGGGLDTLVGPTGGYLIGFLPMVYLTGLGSKKSYYSGIFLSICGLLTCHILGLLEYYRVTGTWILPSVPLMLAKDLVTTVLAISIGREVYKILGSLSPNHN; from the coding sequence ATGAAACAGAAAAGAATTACAACTCAGGAAATGGTTAGGATAGCACTTTTTACTGCTGTATTAGTCATATTATCGCAAATCTCCTTCATGCTTCCCGGAGGCATTCCTATGACGATGCAGACCTTTGGTATTGTTTTAATTGGTACTATACTAGGAAGAAAATCCGGTTTTCTCTCCGTACTATTGTACCTTTTAATGGGCTTTGCAGGTATCCCGGTATTTGCCGGCTTCGGAGGCGGATTAGATACCCTCGTAGGTCCTACAGGCGGTTATCTGATTGGATTTCTTCCCATGGTATACCTTACCGGTCTTGGCAGTAAAAAATCCTACTACAGTGGTATATTTTTAAGTATCTGCGGATTGCTGACCTGCCACATCCTGGGTCTGTTAGAATATTACCGTGTAACCGGTACCTGGATACTGCCATCCGTACCACTCATGCTAGCTAAGGACCTGGTCACTACTGTTCTTGCAATATCCATAGGCAGAGAAGTATATAAAATACTTGGCAGTCTCTCCCCCAATCATAATTAA
- a CDS encoding cupin domain-containing protein: MKIGEKIKELRVQKNLTQEELADRAELSKGFISQVERDITSPSIATLVDILQCLGTNLEEFFSDTSTEQVVFKKTDYFEKYDSELKNNIQWIIPNAQKNMLEPILLTLEPGGSTYPDNPHEGEEFGYVLNGSIVLHIGNKTYRAKKGESFYYKAGKNHYITASDKQGASLLWISTPPSF; encoded by the coding sequence ATGAAAATCGGAGAAAAAATCAAGGAACTTCGCGTACAAAAGAATCTGACCCAGGAAGAGCTGGCTGACAGAGCCGAGTTATCGAAAGGGTTCATTTCACAAGTAGAACGGGACATAACCAGTCCTTCCATCGCTACACTTGTGGATATACTGCAATGCCTTGGTACGAATCTGGAGGAATTCTTTTCAGATACCTCAACTGAACAAGTAGTATTTAAAAAAACAGACTATTTTGAAAAATATGATTCAGAATTAAAAAACAATATTCAATGGATAATCCCCAATGCACAAAAGAATATGCTAGAACCGATTTTGCTTACCCTGGAACCCGGTGGCTCTACTTATCCGGACAATCCTCATGAGGGAGAAGAATTCGGGTATGTTCTTAACGGAAGTATTGTGCTCCATATCGGTAATAAAACATACAGAGCAAAAAAGGGAGAATCCTTTTATTATAAGGCAGGAAAAAATCACTATATAACTGCCTCAGACAAACAGGGTGCCAGTTTATTGTGGATTTCCACACCTCCAAGCTTCTAA
- the potA gene encoding spermidine/putrescine ABC transporter ATP-binding protein, which yields MAGNKLIDLMGITKKFDNNVVLDNLDLYIKENEFLTLLGPSGCGKTTTLRIIGGFENPDSGKVIFDGKDITKLPPNERQLNTVFQKYALFPHMSIAENIAFGLKIKKKSKSYIQDKIKYALKLVNLEGFENRSPESLSGGQQQRIAIARAIVNEPKVLLLDEPLGALDLKLRQDMQYELIRLKNELGITFIYVTHDQEEALTMSDTIVVMNQGYIQQVGTPEMIYNEPKNAFVADFIGESNIISSTMVEDGLVNILGTKFACVDKDFGKNQPVDVVIRPEDIDLVKEEDTALNGVITSLIFKGVHYEMEVLAGGHEWLVHSTDLFPVGSKVGIKVDPFDIHIMNKPQSEDEEAVAPDEY from the coding sequence ATGGCAGGTAATAAGCTGATTGATTTAATGGGAATAACAAAAAAATTTGACAACAACGTTGTTTTGGATAATCTGGATTTATATATTAAAGAAAATGAATTCCTGACCCTCCTAGGTCCCAGTGGCTGCGGCAAAACTACAACTCTTCGTATTATCGGCGGTTTTGAAAATCCCGACAGCGGCAAGGTAATATTTGACGGAAAGGATATCACCAAACTTCCCCCCAATGAAAGGCAGTTAAATACCGTATTCCAGAAGTATGCACTCTTTCCTCACATGAGTATTGCTGAGAATATTGCCTTTGGCTTAAAAATCAAGAAAAAGAGCAAGTCATACATACAGGATAAAATTAAATATGCTCTTAAGCTCGTTAATCTGGAGGGTTTTGAGAACCGCAGCCCAGAGTCCTTAAGCGGCGGCCAGCAACAGCGTATTGCTATAGCCAGAGCGATCGTAAATGAACCGAAAGTTCTCTTACTGGATGAACCTTTAGGAGCCCTGGATTTAAAGCTACGTCAGGACATGCAATATGAACTGATACGTTTGAAAAATGAACTTGGAATTACCTTTATCTATGTTACCCATGACCAGGAAGAGGCTCTAACCATGTCCGATACCATCGTTGTCATGAACCAGGGATATATACAACAGGTAGGAACTCCCGAAATGATATACAATGAGCCCAAAAATGCCTTTGTAGCCGACTTTATCGGAGAAAGCAATATTATTTCTTCCACCATGGTAGAGGATGGTCTCGTTAATATCCTTGGTACAAAATTTGCTTGTGTTGACAAGGATTTTGGGAAAAATCAGCCTGTGGATGTGGTTATTCGCCCGGAGGATATTGATCTTGTGAAAGAAGAAGATACGGCACTTAATGGTGTTATTACTTCCCTGATATTTAAAGGTGTACATTACGAAATGGAGGTACTTGCAGGAGGCCATGAATGGCTTGTACATAGTACAGATCTCTTCCCGGTAGGAAGTAAAGTCGGAATTAAAGTGGACCCTTTTGATATCCACATAATGAATAAACCCCAGTCTGAGGATGAGGAGGCTGTGGCACCGGATGAATACTAA
- a CDS encoding ABC transporter permease, with translation MNTKKWLSYPYTIWMGIFVIVPLFIVIYYGFTAEGAGFTLSNLTLIADPINLASLWLSLELSIVSTVICLILAYPLSLILHGMKLKSNSFIIMIFILPMWMNFLLRTLAWQNILEKTGVINTFLKLLHLPPLELINTPGAIIFGMVYNFLPFMILPIYNSLSKISDDYINAARDLGANSLTTFFKVILPLSLPGVISGITMVFVPSLTTFVISDILGGSKVVLIGNIIEQQFKTVNNWHTGSGLSLVLMVFILFSMAVLAKYDKESEGTNIW, from the coding sequence ATGAATACTAAAAAATGGCTTTCCTATCCCTACACCATATGGATGGGTATATTTGTTATCGTTCCTTTATTTATAGTAATATATTACGGTTTTACCGCAGAGGGTGCAGGCTTTACCCTAAGTAATCTGACATTGATAGCCGATCCCATTAATCTTGCGTCACTCTGGCTTTCCTTAGAGCTTTCCATTGTCAGTACCGTAATATGCCTGATACTAGCCTATCCTCTTTCCTTAATCCTTCATGGGATGAAATTAAAGAGTAATTCCTTTATAATCATGATTTTTATTCTTCCCATGTGGATGAACTTTCTACTTAGAACCTTGGCATGGCAGAATATCCTGGAGAAGACAGGTGTAATTAATACTTTTCTAAAACTTTTGCATCTGCCTCCCCTTGAATTAATCAATACCCCGGGAGCTATTATATTTGGTATGGTTTATAACTTTCTGCCTTTTATGATACTTCCTATCTACAATTCACTTTCTAAAATAAGTGACGATTACATCAATGCAGCAAGAGATTTAGGTGCTAACTCTCTTACGACTTTTTTTAAGGTTATACTGCCCCTGTCTTTGCCCGGTGTTATCAGCGGCATTACAATGGTTTTTGTACCCTCTCTTACCACCTTCGTAATATCGGATATTTTAGGCGGCAGCAAAGTAGTCCTCATCGGAAATATAATCGAGCAGCAGTTTAAGACAGTGAATAATTGGCATACGGGCTCCGGTCTGTCCTTGGTACTAATGGTATTTATACTCTTTAGTATGGCTGTCCTTGCTAAATATGATAAAGAATCGGAGGGCACGAATATATGGTAA
- a CDS encoding ABC transporter permease, with protein MVKKFLSRFYLGLILLFLYAPIFILIILSFNKSKSRSKWGGFTLTWYHNLFQDEAIMEALRNTLVIALLSAFIAVIIGTCACLAINNMRKVPRTILLGISNVPMMNADIVTGISLMLLFIALNYPLSFSSILMSHITFNIPYVILSVMPRLTRQNSSIYEAALDLGATKSYAFFKIILPDIFPGILSGFLLAFTMSLDDFVITYFTKGAGFDTLSTIIYTEVRKGIKPEMYALSTLLFISILVLLVLINRRKDKEHSEKTLQITQ; from the coding sequence ATGGTAAAAAAATTCCTTTCGCGGTTTTACCTGGGATTAATATTGCTGTTTTTATACGCTCCCATCTTTATCCTGATTATACTCTCCTTTAATAAATCGAAATCCCGATCCAAATGGGGAGGCTTTACCTTAACCTGGTATCACAACCTCTTTCAGGATGAAGCAATTATGGAAGCTCTTAGAAATACGCTGGTTATTGCCCTGTTGTCGGCCTTTATCGCTGTCATTATCGGTACCTGCGCCTGCCTTGCCATCAACAATATGAGGAAGGTTCCAAGGACTATTCTTCTGGGAATCTCCAATGTGCCTATGATGAATGCAGATATTGTAACGGGTATCTCTTTGATGCTGTTATTCATAGCCCTGAATTACCCTTTAAGCTTTTCCAGTATATTAATGTCACACATTACCTTTAATATACCCTATGTAATCTTGAGTGTCATGCCAAGACTTACCAGACAAAATTCCAGCATCTATGAAGCCGCTCTGGATTTAGGTGCTACGAAATCCTATGCTTTTTTTAAGATTATCCTGCCGGATATTTTTCCCGGGATTCTCTCCGGCTTTTTATTAGCCTTTACCATGTCGCTGGATGACTTTGTAATTACTTACTTTACCAAAGGTGCAGGTTTTGATACCTTATCAACCATTATCTATACGGAAGTACGAAAAGGAATCAAACCGGAAATGTATGCACTGTCTACTCTGCTCTTTATCAGTATCCTGGTGCTGCTGGTACTAATTAACCGCAGAAAAGACAAAGAACACAGTGAGAAAACCTTGCAAATAACTCAGTAG
- a CDS encoding ABC transporter substrate-binding protein has product MKRITALLLLCSLILTSTGIVTGCSKSNSPKVYVYNWGEYIDPDVVKLFEKETGIHAVMSYFEQNEDMYPVIKTGSQKYDVVCPSDYMIEKMIGEGLLAEIDYNNVPNIKNIDPTYLKSAEQFDPGNKFSVPYCWGTVGILYNKTMIKEPIDSWGALFDKDFIKRNGYDGDILMINSVRDAFAIALSYLGYSINSTDETQLEEAKKLLQEQKPLVDAYVVDQVRDKMIGGENPIGVIYSGEAIYTQRENPDLEYVVPKEGSNVWIDGWVIPKNAPNKEYAEKWINFMCDPEIALKNFNYITYSTPNKAARELIQDEDIKNSPIAFPGQDVLDRCTTYHYLGEDMDALYIKKWNEVKSAQ; this is encoded by the coding sequence ATGAAAAGAATAACCGCCCTGCTGCTTTTATGCAGTCTTATCTTGACCAGCACGGGAATTGTTACCGGCTGTTCCAAAAGTAATTCTCCCAAGGTCTATGTCTATAACTGGGGAGAATATATTGATCCTGATGTTGTAAAACTTTTTGAGAAAGAAACCGGAATTCATGCAGTTATGAGTTACTTTGAACAGAACGAGGATATGTACCCCGTCATTAAAACCGGTTCACAAAAGTACGATGTCGTATGCCCTTCCGACTATATGATTGAGAAGATGATTGGTGAAGGTCTTCTTGCAGAGATTGATTATAATAATGTACCAAATATCAAGAATATAGACCCTACTTATTTAAAAAGTGCCGAGCAGTTCGATCCCGGTAACAAATTCAGCGTACCTTATTGCTGGGGCACTGTGGGAATCCTTTATAACAAGACAATGATAAAAGAGCCGATTGACAGCTGGGGTGCTCTCTTTGACAAGGATTTTATAAAAAGAAACGGCTATGACGGTGATATTCTTATGATTAATAGTGTAAGAGATGCCTTTGCCATTGCTTTAAGTTATTTAGGATACTCCATTAACTCTACGGATGAAACCCAGTTAGAGGAAGCGAAAAAGCTCTTACAGGAACAAAAACCCCTTGTTGACGCTTACGTGGTAGATCAGGTTAGAGATAAGATGATTGGTGGTGAAAACCCCATCGGTGTTATCTATTCCGGTGAAGCAATCTATACCCAGAGAGAGAATCCTGACCTGGAATATGTAGTTCCGAAAGAAGGTTCCAATGTATGGATTGACGGCTGGGTTATTCCGAAGAATGCTCCTAACAAGGAATATGCTGAAAAATGGATAAACTTTATGTGCGACCCTGAAATCGCTCTTAAGAACTTTAATTATATTACCTACTCCACCCCCAATAAAGCAGCCAGAGAATTAATTCAGGATGAAGATATTAAGAATAGCCCGATTGCATTCCCTGGACAGGATGTTTTAGACCGTTGTACTACTTATCACTATCTTGGCGAAGATATGGATGCGCTTTATATCAAGAAGTGGAATGAAGTAAAGTCTGCACAATAA
- a CDS encoding bifunctional helix-turn-helix transcriptional regulator/GNAT family N-acetyltransferase, producing MDTVHTSFISDIRRFNRFYTNVLGLLDQNMLDSEFTLSQARVLYEIGESKNCTSKILIRKLSIDSGYLSRIIRGFEKHELIFREQSPEDKRIYYLYLTQKGRETMKSLNELSDRHISNLVAELSEEEKIRFANSMKVIENALNGSKEATAQKEVTAKEEVVAKEKATAKEKAATQEESTDSKETAGQEKSEVNDIVSTAEKKTVVIRSDLRPGDVGQLIYLHGWLYEKECGYNHIFEGYVCKTFYDFYQHYNSKKDRVWIAETEDKIVGAIAIVGHSETRAQLRWFILHPNYRGIGLGSKLLSGAIEYCRNKGFKEVFLETTREQQTAVAMYKKAGFKLVKEFDNNAWGKTLTEQMYELTIE from the coding sequence ATGGACACAGTACATACTTCTTTTATCAGTGACATCCGTAGATTTAACCGGTTCTATACCAATGTTTTGGGTTTGTTGGACCAGAATATGCTGGACAGTGAATTCACATTATCCCAAGCCCGCGTATTATATGAAATAGGAGAGTCAAAGAATTGTACCTCTAAGATTTTGATTAGGAAGCTGAGTATAGACTCAGGGTATCTTAGCAGGATAATAAGAGGTTTTGAAAAACATGAACTTATATTCAGAGAACAATCCCCGGAAGACAAAAGAATCTATTATTTGTATCTGACACAAAAAGGCAGGGAAACTATGAAAAGTCTGAATGAGCTTTCGGACAGACATATTTCAAATCTGGTAGCGGAGTTATCGGAAGAAGAAAAAATTAGGTTTGCGAATAGCATGAAAGTCATAGAGAACGCTTTAAACGGAAGCAAAGAGGCAACAGCCCAAAAAGAGGTTACAGCCAAAGAAGAGGTTGTAGCCAAAGAAAAGGCTACTGCTAAAGAAAAGGCTGCGACTCAAGAAGAGTCCACAGACTCAAAAGAGACTGCAGGCCAGGAAAAGTCTGAGGTAAATGACATTGTCAGTACCGCAGAAAAGAAAACAGTCGTTATTCGTTCTGATTTAAGACCGGGAGATGTCGGGCAGTTGATTTATCTTCATGGATGGCTATACGAAAAAGAGTGCGGCTATAACCATATCTTTGAAGGATATGTTTGCAAGACCTTCTATGATTTTTATCAGCATTACAATTCGAAGAAAGATAGAGTATGGATAGCGGAGACGGAAGATAAAATTGTTGGAGCAATTGCTATTGTAGGGCATTCGGAGACAAGAGCACAACTGAGATGGTTTATTCTGCATCCGAATTACCGGGGCATTGGTCTTGGCAGTAAATTATTATCTGGAGCAATCGAATACTGCAGGAATAAAGGATTTAAGGAAGTATTTCTTGAGACGACAAGAGAGCAGCAGACAGCAGTTGCCATGTATAAAAAAGCAGGCTTTAAACTGGTAAAGGAATTTGATAACAATGCCTGGGGAAAGACTCTGACAGAACAGATGTATGAACTGACGATAGAGTAA
- a CDS encoding D-2-hydroxyacid dehydrogenase, giving the protein MKIVFLETDSLGSDVDLSGFETLGEVIKYNKSEPAVNAERIKEADILVVNKIPMNEASLKDAADLKLICITGTGTNIVDFPYINIRKIAVANVKGYSTASVAQHTFALLFYLYEKLYHYDTFVKSGGYVKSDIFSCFDEKFNELEGKTWGIIGFGDIGKRVANIAGAFGCNIIYYSTSGRNQNNDYKRVDFDTLLKDSDIISIHAPLNSDTENLINEEALGKMKSTAFLLNLGRGPIVDETALYKALTEGWIAGAGLDVLRQEPMAADNPLLAIKDSRKLIITPHIAWATVEARRRCVKEVYENMTAFLRGEERNIVVK; this is encoded by the coding sequence ATGAAGATAGTTTTCTTAGAGACAGATTCCCTGGGGAGTGACGTTGATTTATCCGGTTTTGAGACCTTGGGAGAAGTAATTAAGTATAATAAAAGTGAGCCGGCTGTGAATGCAGAGAGAATAAAAGAGGCTGACATTTTAGTGGTGAATAAGATTCCTATGAATGAAGCTTCACTAAAAGATGCAGCTGATCTAAAACTTATCTGCATAACCGGAACCGGCACCAATATCGTGGATTTTCCCTATATAAACATCAGAAAGATTGCAGTAGCCAACGTAAAAGGATACTCAACCGCATCTGTTGCACAACATACCTTTGCATTGTTATTTTACTTGTATGAGAAGCTTTACCACTATGATACCTTTGTAAAATCAGGAGGGTATGTAAAGAGCGATATATTCAGCTGCTTTGATGAGAAATTCAATGAGCTGGAAGGAAAGACCTGGGGAATTATCGGCTTTGGAGATATCGGAAAGCGTGTGGCAAATATTGCCGGTGCTTTCGGATGTAATATAATCTATTACTCTACCTCCGGGCGTAATCAAAACAATGATTATAAAAGAGTAGACTTTGATACTCTCTTAAAGGATTCGGATATCATCTCTATTCATGCACCATTAAACAGTGATACAGAGAATCTAATAAACGAAGAAGCCCTAGGGAAGATGAAATCTACCGCCTTTCTTTTAAATCTTGGAAGAGGGCCGATTGTTGATGAGACAGCTCTCTATAAGGCTTTAACAGAAGGATGGATTGCAGGCGCAGGTCTGGATGTATTAAGACAGGAGCCAATGGCAGCGGATAATCCGCTGCTGGCTATTAAGGACAGCAGAAAGCTTATTATCACTCCTCATATCGCATGGGCGACGGTTGAAGCCAGAAGGCGGTGCGTGAAGGAAGTATATGAAAATATGACAGCCTTCTTACGAGGAGAAGAGAGAAATATTGTTGTAAAATAA
- the trpS gene encoding tryptophan--tRNA ligase produces the protein MLDGKKVLFSGMQATGNITLGNYMGALKNWVALTNDETYQCFYCVVDLHSLTIRQDPAELRKRSRTLLMQYIAAGLDPVKNCIYYQSHVSGHAELSWILNCFTYMGELNRMTQFKDKSAKHADNINAGLFTYPVLMAADILLFQTDVVPVGIDQKQHLEITRDIAERFNGIYGDVLTIPEPYIGKVGAKIMSLQEPDKKMSKSDENVNATIYLMDDADTVIRKFKRAVTDSDNEIRYSDEKPGIKNLIDIYAAVNDKTPAEVEREFDGKGYGDFKLAVGEAVNSVLRPIHSKMEELTKDKAYVDGIIKDNGDKANYFATKTLRKVQKKVGLPERIR, from the coding sequence ATGTTAGACGGAAAAAAAGTACTATTCAGTGGAATGCAGGCAACAGGGAACATTACCCTGGGAAATTATATGGGAGCATTAAAGAATTGGGTGGCATTAACGAATGATGAAACTTACCAATGTTTTTATTGTGTGGTTGACCTTCATTCTCTTACCATAAGACAGGACCCTGCAGAACTGAGAAAGCGTTCAAGAACGCTCTTAATGCAATATATTGCAGCAGGACTTGATCCTGTAAAGAATTGTATTTATTATCAGTCCCATGTATCCGGCCATGCAGAGCTTAGCTGGATATTAAACTGCTTTACCTATATGGGTGAGTTAAACCGTATGACTCAATTTAAAGATAAGTCAGCAAAGCATGCAGATAACATTAACGCCGGTCTCTTTACTTATCCGGTATTAATGGCAGCAGATATTTTGTTATTTCAAACGGATGTCGTACCTGTTGGAATTGACCAGAAACAGCATCTTGAGATAACCAGAGATATTGCTGAGCGTTTTAATGGTATCTATGGAGATGTATTAACTATACCGGAACCCTATATCGGAAAAGTGGGAGCCAAAATTATGAGCTTACAGGAGCCGGATAAGAAAATGTCCAAATCCGATGAGAATGTCAATGCTACCATCTATCTTATGGATGATGCAGATACGGTTATACGTAAGTTTAAAAGAGCTGTTACAGACTCTGACAATGAAATCCGTTACTCTGATGAAAAACCGGGAATTAAGAACCTTATTGATATTTATGCCGCTGTTAACGATAAGACACCTGCAGAGGTCGAAAGGGAATTTGACGGTAAAGGTTACGGAGATTTCAAATTAGCAGTAGGTGAAGCTGTCAACAGTGTATTGCGTCCTATTCATAGTAAGATGGAAGAGCTTACGAAAGATAAAGCCTATGTGGACGGCATTATAAAGGATAACGGGGATAAAGCTAATTATTTTGCAACGAAGACCTTAAGAAAGGTTCAGAAGAAGGTAGGTCTTCCGGAAAGAATACGCTAA
- a CDS encoding HAD family hydrolase: MWDSIIFDLDGTLWDATDGAAAVWKEEAKKYPEMKDVITADKLKALYGLPLEEIAVKLLPSLDSETAIAIMREAVIKQCPYLEKDGGILYPGLIETLQELKKKYKLFIVSNCEEGYIQCFLNAHQLWDVFTDFEYPGRSGELKAENIKSVIARNSLQNPVYLGDTAADFKAATKAGVPFIFARYGFGDVEGYERAIDSFAQLLEF, translated from the coding sequence ATGTGGGACAGTATTATATTTGATTTAGATGGTACATTGTGGGATGCAACAGATGGAGCAGCTGCAGTTTGGAAGGAAGAAGCAAAGAAATACCCGGAAATGAAGGATGTTATTACAGCAGATAAATTAAAAGCTCTCTATGGGCTGCCTTTAGAAGAAATAGCAGTCAAGCTTTTACCGAGCCTAGATAGTGAAACCGCAATTGCTATTATGAGAGAAGCAGTAATAAAACAATGCCCTTATCTGGAAAAGGACGGAGGAATCCTCTATCCTGGATTAATAGAAACACTACAGGAATTAAAGAAAAAATATAAGCTCTTTATTGTAAGTAATTGCGAAGAAGGTTATATACAATGTTTCTTAAATGCCCATCAGCTTTGGGATGTGTTTACAGATTTTGAGTATCCGGGCAGAAGCGGAGAATTAAAAGCTGAAAACATAAAAAGTGTCATTGCAAGAAATTCTTTACAGAACCCTGTTTACTTAGGTGATACGGCGGCGGACTTTAAAGCTGCTACAAAAGCAGGTGTTCCGTTTATATTTGCCAGATATGGCTTTGGTGATGTAGAAGGTTATGAGAGAGCAATTGACAGTTTTGCACAGTTGCTGGAATTCTAA
- a CDS encoding S-ribosylhomocysteine lyase: MEQIASFTIDHLQLLPGIYVSRKDKAGAETLTTFDLRMTRPNFEPVMNTAEVHTIEHLGATFLRNHPDFADKTIYFGPMGCRTGFYLILAGDYKSDDIVPLITEMYEFIRDFTGEVPGAAAINCGNYLDMNLPMAKYLADKYLREILYVIDEKHLNYPI; this comes from the coding sequence ATGGAACAGATTGCAAGCTTTACAATAGATCATTTACAGCTGCTGCCGGGTATTTATGTCTCAAGAAAGGATAAGGCAGGTGCTGAAACACTTACCACCTTCGACCTTCGCATGACAAGGCCGAACTTTGAACCGGTCATGAATACTGCGGAAGTACACACAATAGAGCATCTTGGTGCTACTTTTTTAAGAAACCATCCTGATTTTGCTGACAAAACAATTTATTTCGGACCTATGGGCTGCCGTACCGGATTCTATCTCATACTGGCCGGTGATTACAAATCAGACGATATTGTTCCGCTCATCACCGAAATGTACGAATTTATTCGGGATTTTACCGGCGAAGTACCCGGGGCTGCCGCTATTAACTGTGGAAATTACTTGGATATGAACCTGCCAATGGCTAAATATCTGGCAGATAAATATCTTCGTGAAATTCTTTATGTTATCGATGAAAAGCATTTGAACTATCCAATCTAA